One window from the genome of Nocardioides panaciterrulae encodes:
- a CDS encoding phosphatase PAP2 family protein has product MRAGLVAAGTFVVVLVAVKSGLTQSWDRRAADWFRPHDEWGATQVLLGPVIDGLEPRRSYVLLGLVAVVLCLRRRSWRPAWYAALVATASMGATIAVKVLTHRPDPTGDVPSTGGSFPSGHVVALSVCLAFVALMCWRRTRWWHWVIVSIPPAVMAAALLYSNAHWLTDVLGGALLAVALICWAASLPLRTLVTEPRVAGDEENGRPRSVVAEKP; this is encoded by the coding sequence GTGCGTGCGGGGCTCGTCGCAGCGGGGACCTTCGTCGTCGTCCTGGTCGCGGTGAAGTCCGGCTTGACCCAGTCGTGGGACCGGCGGGCAGCCGACTGGTTCCGGCCCCACGACGAGTGGGGTGCGACTCAGGTGCTTCTCGGGCCTGTCATCGACGGGCTCGAGCCGCGTCGCTCCTACGTGCTTCTGGGCCTCGTGGCAGTCGTCCTCTGCCTGCGGCGCCGCAGCTGGCGGCCGGCTTGGTACGCCGCGCTCGTGGCGACCGCGAGCATGGGTGCCACGATTGCGGTCAAGGTGTTGACGCATCGTCCTGACCCGACCGGCGACGTACCCTCCACAGGAGGTAGCTTCCCGTCCGGGCACGTCGTGGCTCTGTCCGTCTGCCTGGCCTTTGTCGCGTTGATGTGCTGGAGGCGCACCCGGTGGTGGCACTGGGTCATCGTCTCCATCCCCCCGGCAGTGATGGCCGCCGCGCTCCTGTACTCGAACGCGCACTGGCTGACCGACGTGTTGGGTGGAGCCCTGCTCGCCGTCGCGCTTATCTGCTGGGCGGCTTCGCTGCCGCTCCGCACCCTCGTCACGGAGCCACGCGTCGCCGGGGATGAGGAGAACGGCCGGCCTCGGTCCGTCGTGGCCGAGAAGCCCTGA